The genomic DNA CCTTCGGCCAGGCGATGACCACGACGCCGAGGGCCAGGGAGATCAGGCCGCCGATCAGCACGGCCTCCCAGGCGATCTTGGCCAGTCGCTGGAGCGGCCCGTCGAGACCGGGGTGTTCCGGGGTCGGAGTGGGTGCGGTGGCCATGGTGACTCCTGAAGGGCGGAGGGCTGGACCTTTCCACTCTCCTGGCGGAACGGCCGGACGGCACCGCGGGCACACCCGTTCGGATGGTCGGTCGGGCAACTGATTGCCCGTCGGTCATCTGCCGTCTTCCTTCGGGGCCGAACGGGGGATCTAGAATCTGACGGTATGACGGAGGAAGGGCGGGGGACCCCTGAGGCCGAGCTCGGCGGGCACTACATCGTCTGCGGCGGCAACGCGCTCGCCCATCGGCTGATCGAGGAGCTGCTCGACCAGTACGAGGTGCCGGTGGTGGCGCTGGTGCCGGACGTGGCCCGGGAGCACGGGCCGCGGATCGCCGGGCTGGAGGGGCTGGCCGCGGTGGTGGAGTCCGGCGCGGTGACGGAGGAGGCGCTGCGCTCGGCGGGGGTGGACACCGCGGTCGGGATCGCGCTGATGGACGCCACCGACCAGGAGAACATCCACGCCGCGCTGACCGCCGAGAACCGCAACCACGGCATCCGGATCGTCCTGCGGGTCTTCAACCAGCGGCTGGGCGAGCACCTGGAGAAGCTGCTGCCCAACTGCGCCGCGCTGTCCGCCTCGGCGACCGCCGCCCCGGCGTTCGCCAACGGCGCGCTGGGCCGGCCGAACTCGGTGCGGGTCGGCGAGCGCTACCTGTACGTCGCGTACGGCGAGGACATCCGCGACAACCAGGTCTGCCTGGTCGCCGACCGGATCGACCCGCAGGACCTGAGCACCATGCGGGTGCTCCCGGAGGGCGAGAGCCGGATGGCCGAGTACGTGGAGCTGGCCACCCGGATGAGCGACGAGAGCCCGATCGAGCTGGGCCGCCCGCCGCTGCGGGAGCCGGCCGACCGCGGGCAGGTCGCCGCGCTGCAGGCGCTGACCACCGAGCCGCCGCTGCCGATCCCGTTCCGCAAGCGGCTGCGCTGGTGGGCGCAGGACGTCCTGCGGTACTTCACCAGCGTCCGGCTGCGGGTGGTGCTGTCGACCGCGTTCGCGGCGGTGCTGCTCGGCACGGTGGTGCTCTGGCGGCACAGCGGCGACCTCGGCTGGACCGTCTACTACAGCCTGCTGGACGTCGCCGGTGCCGCCCAGCCCGACGTGCCGGGGCAGGAGTTGCTGGGCAGCGCGTGGACCCGGGCGGCCCAGGTGCTGATCACCTTCTGCGGGATCACCTTCGTGCCGGTGGCCACCGCGATCGCGGTCGAGGCGCTGGCCAGCGGCCGCCGCGGGATCCCGCGCTCGCCGGGCGCCCGGACCCGCGACCACGTGGTGGTGGTCGGCCTCGGCAACGTCGGCACCCGGGTGGCGACGGTGGCGCACGAGGCCGGGGTGCCGGTGGTGTGCGTCGAGCGGGACCCGCAGGCGCGCGGCATCGCGGCGGCGCGGGCGCTGGGGCTGCCGGTGGTGATGGGCGAGGGCCCGCTGGCCGCGCAGCTCACCCGGGCGAGGGCCCGGCACGCCCGGGCGGTGGTCGCGGTCACCCGTGACGACGCGGCGAACCTGGAGGCGGCGCTGGAGGCCCGGGCGATGCGGCCCGAGGTGCGGGTGGTGGTGCGGCTGTTCGACGACGAGTTCGCCCGCCGGGTGTACGCCACCCTCGGCAACGTGGCCTCCCGCTCGGTGTCCTACCTGGCGGCGCCGGCCTTCGCGGCCGCGCTGATGGGGCGCGAGGTGCTGGGCACCCTCTCGGTGTACCGGCACGTGCTGCTGATCGCCGAGCTGGCCGCCGACGAGGGGTCCGGCCTGCTGGGCAGCAACCTGCGCACCATCGAGGAGGGCGGCGGGGTGCGGGTGGTGGCGGTCCGCCTCGCCCGGTGGCCGCAGGAGTACCAGTGGAGCTTCGCCGACCGGGCGCGGGCGCTGGAGCCGGGTGACCGCATCGTGGTGGCGGCCACCCGGGCGGGGCTGGCCCGGCTGATCCAGTGACGCCGGGCCGCCGCCGGCCGCCTACTTGTTGCTGAAGTTCGCCGGGCGCTTCTCGGCGAAGGCGGTCATGCCCTCCTTCTGGTCCGCGGTGGCGAAGGCGGCGTGGAACAGCCGGCGTTCGAAGCGGACGCCCTCGGCGAGGGTGGTCTCGAAGGCCCGGTTCACCGACTCCTTCATCATCACCGCGGCGGGGGCGGACATCGCGGCGACCGTCTCGGCGGTGGCCATCGCCTCGGCCAGCAGCTGGTCGGCGGGGACGATCCGGGAGACCAGGCCGGCCCGCTCGGCCTCCTCGGCGTCCATCATCCGGCCGGTCAGGCACAGCTCCATCGCCTTGGCCTTGCCGACCGCGCGGGTCAGGCGCTGCGAGCCGCCGATGCCGGGGATGACGCCGAGCTTGATCTCCGGCTGGCCGAACTTCGCGGTGTCGGCGGCCAGCAGGATGTCGCAGAGCATCGCCAGCTCGCAGCCGCCGCCGAGCGCGTAGCCCGCCACCGCGGCGACCACCGGCTTGCGCAGCCGGCCCAGCTCGTCCCACGGGCCCAGCCAGTCGTCCAGGTAGACGTCGGGGAAGCGGTTGTCCTGCATCTCCTTGATGTCGGCGCCGGCCGCGAAGGCCTTCTCCGAACCGGTGATCACCAGACAGCCGATCTCCGGGTCGCGGTCGAAGTCCTTGGCGGCGGCGACGACCTCGGTCATCAGCTGGGTGTTGAGCGCGTTCAGCGCCTTCGGCCGGTTGAGCGTGATGATCCCGACCCGGCCCTTGCGGTCGACCAGGATCGTCTCGTACTCGGTCATCGTCGTTGACTCCCTTGCGTTGCCCTGCGGCTCACTGACGGTGGATACGATCTCCGAACCGGCGCCCGGGCGCCAGTCTCGCCAGGCGAGACGATCGTCACCCGAGGCCCAGGTCGCCGTCGACCGGCGCGGTGAAGAAACCGGCCACCTCGGCCTCGGTGACCTCGGCGAGCGTCGCGGGGCGCCACTTGGGGTCGCGGTCCTTGTCGACCACCTGGGCCCGGATGCCCTCCACCAGGTCGTGGTGGGCCAGGGCGGCGCAGGAGATCCGGTACTCCTGGTCGAGGGTCTCGGCGAGGGTGGCCAGCGTCCGGGCCCGGCGCAGCGCCGCCAGGGTGACCTTGAGCATGGTCGGGGACTTGGCGGCGATCTGCTCGGCGGCCTCCTTGGCCTCCGGGACGCCGCAGTCCAGCAGCCGCTCCACGATCTCCTCGACCCGGTCGGCGGCGTAGCAGGCGTCGATCCACTCGCGCTGTCCGGCCAGTTCGCCCGCCGGGGCGTCGGCGGCGTGCGCGGCCAGCGCCTCGGCGGGGGTGCGGGTGGCGAGCTCGGCGGTGAAGGCGGGCAGCGCGGCGGCGGGCACGAAGTGGTCGGCGAAGCCGCAGTGCAGGGCGTCGCCGGCGGTCATCGACGCGGCGGTGAGCGCCAGGTGGGTGCCGAGCTCGCCGGGGGCCAGGGCGAGCAGCCGGCTGCCGCCGACGTCCGGGACGAGGCCGATCCGGGTCTCCGGCATCGCCACCGTGGTGCGCCCGGTGACCACCCGCACGCCGGCGTGGGCGGAGAGGCCGACGCCGCCGCCCATGGTGATGCCGTCCATCACGGCGACGTACGGCTTGGGGTAGCGGGAGATCAGCTCGTTGAGCCGGTACTCGTCGCGGAAGAAGCGGCGGTAGCCGGCGCCGCCCCGCTTGGCGTCGTCGTGCATGGCGCGGATGTCGGCGCCCGCGCACAGGCCGCGCTCGCCGGCGCCGGTGAGCACCACGGTGGCCACCTCGGGGTCGGCCGCCCAGCCGTCGAGGGTCTCGCGGATGGAGCGCAGCATGCCGTGGGTCAGCGAGTTGAGCGCACTCGGCCGGTTCAGGATGATGCGTCCGGCGTGGCCGTCCCGCTCGAAAAGCACGTCCATGGTGGCTGTCTCCTTGCTTCCGAAGGTCTCCCCGGCGCCAACCGTACCGGGCCCGTCGCGCGGGGCGGCGGGCCCGGGGGCCGGGGGAGCGACCGGTCAGCAGGAGTGGGCGGGGGCGAGCGGGAAGGCGTGGACGCAGTGGGCCGGGTACGGGGCCTTCGGGCCGACGAGTACGGCGGCGGCCGGGGTCGGATGCGACGGGTACGGGACGAGGGCGTCGGCCCGGGGCACGGGCAGCAGCAGGTTGGCGGCGGCGAACGCGGCTCCGCAGAGCAGGGTGCGCAGCTTCATCGGGGGGTCCTCCGGGGGAGAGTGTCCGCAACGGCGCGTCCCCGTCGGCACCGGGCGTGGGCTGCCCGGCCGGGGGGACGCTGGTGCGTCAACTTCTAGGGGAGGACCGGCCGGTGGGGCCGCAATCTCACCCGTACGGCGGCGCGCTGCGTGCACGTCGTTGACGCGCGCGCCGCCGTGGGGAGGGGTGCTACGGGACGACCCGGCCGGTCACCTCGCCGAAGCCGATCCGGCTGCCGTCCGGGCCGGGGGCGGTGGCGGTGATGGTCACCTCGTCGCCGTTCTCCAGGAAGGTGCGGGTGGTGCCGTCGGCCAGCTTCACCGGCTGTTCGCCGTTCCAGGTCAGCTCGATCAGCGCGCCGCGGGTGGCCGGCTCGGGGCCGCTGACGGTGCCGGAGGCGTACAGGTCGCCGGTGCGCAGCGAGGCGCCGTTGACCGTCATGTGGGCGAGCTGCTGGGCGGCCGTCCAGTACATCGAGGCGAACGGCGGGCGGGAGACCGTCTCGCCGTTGAGCGCGACCTCCATCGCCAGGTCCAGGCCCCACGGCTCGCCGTCGCGGTCGTCCAGGTACGGCAGCGGCTCGACGTCCCGGGCGGGCGGGGCGACCCGGGCCTGCTCCAGGGCGTCCAGCGGGACGACCCACGGGGAGACCGAGGTGGCGAAGGACTTGCCGAGGAACGGGCCGAGCGGCACGTACTCCCAGGCCTGGATGTCGCGCGCCGACCAGTCGTTGAGCAGCAGCACGCCGAAGACGTGCTCGCGGAAGTCGGCGAGCCCCACCCGGGTGCCGAGGGCGGTCGGGGTGCCGACCACGAAGCCGACCTCCGCCTCGATGTCCAGGCGGCGGCTCGGGCCGAAGGACGGCGCCGGGTCGGCGGGCGCCTTGCGCTGGCCGTGCGGGCGGACCACCGGGGTGCCGGAGACCACCACGGTGCCGGCCCGGCCGTGGTAGCCGATCGGCAGGTGCTTCCAGTTGGGGGTGAGCGGCTCCGTGCCGGGGCGGAAGATCCGACCCAGGTTGGTGGCGTGGTGCTCGGAGGCGTAGAAGTCGACGTAGTCGGCGACCTCGAACGGCAGGTGCAGCTCGACCCCGGCGAGGTCGTGCAGGCAGCGGCCGATCTCCGGCCGGTGCGCCTCGTCGGACAGCCACGAGGTGAGCGCCGCGCGGACCGCCGTCCAGGTCGGCCGGCCGGCCGCCATCAGCGGGTTGAGGCTGTCCGCGTCCAGCAGCACGGACGGGCTGCCGACCGCGCGGGCCGCCGCCCCCGCGTCCAGCACGAGGTCGCCGATCCGCACGCCGATCCGTCGCCGGCCGGGCTGGTCGGGGGCGGTGAACACGCCGTAGGGGAGGTTGTGGATGCCGTACGGGGAGTCGGCGGGCAGGTCGAGCCAGGTGGTGGTCAACGGTCCTCCAGGGGGTGGGCCAGCAGGCCGAGCGTGTGCAGGTCCTCGAGCGGCTCGGTGATGCTGCAGGTGCCGAAGGAGGTGAAGAAGCGGCGGACGTAGTCGACCTGGTGGTCGCTCAGGCCGCGCACGGCGTCGGCGAGCACGGTGCCGTCGCGCTCGGCGAGCAGCTCGGCGGCGGCCTTGCGCTCCCCGGTCAGGGCGGCCAGCGCCACGTTCAGGAAGCCGTGGTGCTCGAAGCCGGTCGCCGGGTCGGTGTGCCGCACCGCGTGGTGCAGGCCGGCGGTGCACTTGTACGGCAGGCCGCGCTCGGCGCAGCCGGCCAGGAAGGCGGCCAGCTCGTCCTCGTCGGGGAAGGCGTCGGCGCTCAGGCCGCCGGTGCGGTACTTGGCGCGGTGGGGGGAGGCCACGAGGGCGTCCAGGTGGTCCTCCAGCCGCCCGGTGCGCGGGATCTCGACGGCCGCGGTGACGCCGATCGGCAGCAGCCCGTCCAGCGCGGCGACCGCCGCCGGGACGTCGGGCGCGGCCAGCTCGACCGTCACCACGGTCAGGCCGGCCGCGTCCGCGAGCGCCGCCCGGAGCTGGGCGCTGCCCCCCGGCAGCACCAGGCCCACCGGCAGGTCGGGGCCGGCCAGTGCGGCCAGCTCGCCGATCCGGGCCGCTCCGCACAGGAACGGGCCGACGGCGTCGGCGTACCGGGAGGACCGGTGCGCGAGGTGCGCGGGCACCGCCTCGGCGAGCGGCGCGTCCCCGGGCGGGAACAGCGCCGCGTCGTCGAACAGGCCCGTGAAGAGGGCGGGAACGGTCGTCATCGCCGCGACCACGTCCACGCGTAGTTCGGGTCCTCGCAGGCGCCGGCCGCCTCGCCGAGCTCCAGCGGGCGGAAGGTGTCCACCATCACCGCCAGCTCGTCGAAGAACTCCACGCCGATGGAGCGCTCGTACGCGCCCGGCTGCGGGCCGTGGGTGTGGCCGCCGGGGTGCAGCGAGATCGAGCCCTGGCCGATGCCCGAGCCCTTGCGCGCCTCGTAGTTGCCGCCGCAGTAGAACATGACCTCGTCGCTGTCCACGTTGGAGTGGTAGTACGGCACCGGGATCGACAGCGGGTGGTAGTCGACCTTGCGCGGCACGAAGTTGCAGATGACGAAGTTGTTGCCCTCGAAGACCTGGTGGGCCGGCGGCGGCTGGTGGATCCGGCCGGTGATCGGCTCGAAGTCGGCGATGTTGAAGGCGTACGGGTAGAGACAGCCGTCCCAGCCGACCACGTCGAACGGGTGGTGCGGCACGGTGTACCGGGTGCCCACCACCCCGCCCGGGCCGCGGTGCTTGACCAGCACGTCGACCTCGCCGCCGTCCACCACCAGCGGGCCGACCGGACCGCGCAGGTCCCGCTCGCAGAACGGCGCGTGCTCCAGCAGCTGGCCGTACTTGGAGAGGTAGCGGCGGGCGGGCGTGATGTGGCTGTTGGCCTCGATGCAGTAGGCCCGCAGCGGCTCGTCGCCGGCCGGCACCCAGCGGTGGGTGGTGGCCCGGGGGACGATCACGTAGTCCCCCCGGCCGACCTCCAGGCTGCCGAAGACGGTCTCCACCACGGCGGAGCCCGACTCGACGTAGACGCACTCGTCGCCGAGCCCGTTGCGGTACAGCTCGCTCGGGGCCCCGGCGACGACGTACGACAGGCGCACGTCCGCGTTGCCGAGCACCAGTCGGCGCCCGGTCACCACGTCGGTGTTCTTCCACTCCGCGCCCTGGAACAGCTCGTGCAGCTTCAGGTGGCGCGGGATCAGCGGGAGGTTCGCGGTGGTGGACTGGTCCGGCAGCTCCCACACCGAGGCCGCCGTGATCGCCGACGGGATTCCCTTGTGGTAGAGCAGCGAGGAGTCCGAGAAGAAGCCCTCCTCGCCCATCAACTCCTCGTAGTAGAGGCCGCCCTCGGGGGTGCGGTGCTGGGTGTGCCGCTTGCGGGGGACGTCGCCCAGCTGCCGGTAGTGCGCCATGGTCTACGAATCTCCCTGTCGACTCAGAGGTTGCCGCGCTTTTCCTGCTCGCGCTCGATCGCCTCGAAGAGCGCCTTGAAGTTGCCCTTGCCGAAGCCCAGGGAACCGTGCCGCTCGATGAACTCGTAGAACACGGTCGGCCGGTCGCCGATCGGCTTGGTGAAGATCTGCAGCAGGTAGCCGTCCTCGTCGCGGTCGACCAGGATGCCGCGGCTCTTCAGCTCCTCGATCGGCACGCGGACCTTGCCGATCCGCTCGCGCAGCGCCGGGTCGTCGTAGTAGGAGTCCGGGGTGTTCAGGAACTCCACGCCGCGCGAGCGCAGCACGTCGACGGTGGTGAGGATGTCGTTGGTGGCGAGCGCCATGTGCTGGCAGCCGGCGCCGGTGTAGAACTCGAGGTACTCGTCGATCTGCGACTTCTTCTTGGCGACCGCCGGCTCGTTCAGCGGGAACTTCACCCGGTGGTTGCCGCTGGCGACGACCTTGGACATCAGCGCCGAGTACTCGGTGGCGATGTCGTCGCCGACGAACTCGGCCATGTTCACGAAGCCCATGACGCGGTTGTAGAACGAGACCCACTCGTCCATCCGGCCGAGCTCCACGTTGCCGACCGCGTGGTCCAGCGCCTGGAACAGCCGCTTCGGCGCGCCCTCGGGGCGGACCACGGTGGAGGTCCGCGCGACGTAGCCCGGCAGGTACGGGCCGTGGTAGCGGGAGCGGTCGATCAGGGTGTGCCGGGTCTCGCCGTAGGTCGCGATCGCCGCGCGGCGGACCGTGCCGTTCTCGTCGGAGACGTCGTTCGGCTCCTCCAGGATCGTGGCGCCCTGGGCGCGGGCGTGCGCGATGCACTTGTCCACGTCCGGCACCTCGAGCGCCAGGTCGACCACGCCGTCGCCGTGCCGGCGGTGGTGGTCCAGCAGCGGGCTGTCCGGCAGCACGCCGCCCTTGATCACGAAGCGGCAGGAGCCCGACCGCAGGACGAACGCCTTGCGGTCGCGGCGGCCGGTCTCCGGACCGGAGTAGGCGACCAGCTCCATGCCGAACACGGCCTGGTAGAACTGCGCCGTCTGGGTGGCGTTGCCGACCACGAAGACCACCGCGTCCTGGGCGGTCACCGGGAACGGGTCGTTCCCGGCGTCGTGCTCGACCAGGCCCACCAGGGTGCGCAGCTGCTCGGCCGTGAGACCGGCCTCCAGCTCCTCGGGCGTCAGTTCAACGGCGTTGGCGGTCATCGGTGCTTCCTCCACGTCGAGGTCGGTTGCGCTGAGCTTGGCCCCTGCCGGATGGATGGGCAACAGGTCGGATTTGAGCTGATCAATGTGTGCAAGATGAGCAGGTGAGGGGGGCCCTCAATGGACAGATTGTTCAGTTGTCGGCCGGTAGGTGCGTGGTGAACCAGGAGACCGCCAGGTCCGCCACCGCCTCCAGCGCGCCCGGCTCCTCGAACAGGTGCCCGGCGCCCGGCACCACCTGCAGCGAACTCTCGCAGCGCAGCTCCGAGCGCGCCCGCCGGTTCAGGTCCAGCACGTCCGGGTCGGCGCCGCCGACGATCAGCAGGGTCGGCGTGCGCACCTCGGCCAGGCGCGGGCCGGTCAGGTCGGGGCGCCCGCCCCGCGAGACGACCGCCACCGGATCGAGGTCCGGCTCGGCGGCGGCCCACAGCGCGGCCGCCGCGCCGGTGGACGCCCCGAAGAAGCCGACCGGCAGGCTGCCGACCGCGGCCGGCAGCCGGCGGGCCGCCCCCGCCAGCCGGGAGCCCAGCAGCGCGGTGTCGAAGACCTTCCGACGGTCCGGCTCCTCCTCGGCGGTCAGCAGGTCGAACAGCAGGGTCGCCAGGCCGGCGCGGTTCAGCTCGGCCGCCACCCGGCGGTTGCGCGGGCTGTGGCGGCTGCTGCCGCTGCCGTGCGCGAACAGCACCAGGCCGGCGGCGGACGCGGGGACCGCGAGATCGCCCGGCAGGGTGACGTCCGGGAGGGCCAGCTCGACCTCGACCGGATCCGGCTCGGGGTCCGGCGCCGGATCCGTCGGCGCCGCCTCCAGCAGCTCGACCACCTCCGCGTCCGAGGTCTGCGAGAAGTCGGCGTAGAACTCGCCGATCGCCCAGAAGCGGCCCGGCGTGTGCGGGCACACGAACGCGTCCACCTCGGTGCCCAGGCGCTGCGCCCAGTCCTGCGGCGCCACCGGGACGGCCAGTACCACCCGCGCCGCGCCCCGGGCCCGGACGATCCGGCAGGCCGCGAGCGCCGTCGACCCCGTCGCCACGCCGTCGTCGACCACCACCACCGTGCGGCCGCGCAGGTCCACCGGCGCGCGGCCGCGGCGGTAGCGGGTGGCCCGGCGGTGCAGCTCGGCGCGCTCGCGCCGCTCCACCTCGGCGAACTGCTCCGGGGTGACGGCCGCGCCGCGGACGATCGGGTCGTTGACCACCCGGGCGCCGTCCTCGCCGATCGCCCCCATGCCCAGCTCCGGCTGGAACGGCACCCCCAGCTTGCGGATCACGCAGATGTCGAGCGGGGCGTGCAGCGCCCGCGCCACCTCCGCCGCCACCGGCACCCCGCCCCGCGGCAGGCCCACCACCACCGGGTCCTCCGGGTGCGAGCGCACCACCTCCGCCGCCAGCCTGCGGCCCGCGTCACGCCGATCGGTGTACATGGCAGCTGCCTCCGCCTTCCACGGTACGCGCGCAGGCGCAGGCCGGTCAGGGGCTCGCCGTCCCTCGAAACCGGGCCTGGTTCCGGGCCCGCGGCACCGGGCACCGGATCTGCGTGCCGCCCGCCCGCGAACGGGTCAAGACGGTGGACCCGGTCCACCGGGCCGTCGAAGCGATGGACCGGTTCGGGACCGCCCGGCGCGGCGGGCAGGCGGCGGCGTGCTGGTGGACGCCGGGGCCGGCGTCGACTTCGGTGCGGGCGGGAACCGGCTCGGCGCCCACCACCGGCCCTCGCCACCCCGCTCGACCCGGCCCGGCCGGTACGGAGTGCGGACTCCGTACCGGCCGGGCCTCTTGACGCGGGCTTTGCCGACACCCAATCATCATGGTCGCGTCAATCCATGTTCCGTTCCCGTTCTGCCCCACCAGAATCCGGAGCTCCCGTTGCCCGAGCCTGCCCTGCGGCGATCCCGCGTGCGCCGCTCCCTGCCCGTGGCCGCCGCGATCGCCGCCGCCGCGCTTGTCCTGCCCGCCTCCACCGCCACCGCGTCGGTCCACGCCGCCGCGGTGCCCGCCGCGGCGCCCGGCCTGGTCGCCGCGCCGGACATCCCGGTGGCCAACGTCAAGGCCCACCTGGCCCAGCTGCAGTCGATCGCCACCGCCAACGGCGGCAACCGGGCGCACGGAAAGCCCGGTTACAAGGCGTCCGTCGACTACGTGAAGGCCAAGCTGGACGCGGCCGGCTTCACCACCGTGCTGCAGTCCTACACCTACAACGGCGCCACCGGCTGGAACGTCATCGCCGACTGGCCCGGCGGCGACACCGCGCACACCGTGATGGTCGGCGCCCACCTGGACTCGGTCAGCGCCGGGCCCGGCATCAACGACGACGGCTCCGGCTCGTCCGGCATCCTGGAGGCCGCGCTGGCCGTCTCCCGGGCCGGCTTCCAGCCCGCCAAGCACCTGCGCTTCGGCTGGTGGGGCACCGAGGAGGCCGGCATGGTCGGCTCCTCGAAGTACGTCAACAGCCTTGCGGCCGGCGACCGTTCGAAGATCGAGGCGTACCTCAACTTCGACATGATCGGCTCGCCCAACCCCGGCTACTTCGTCTACGACGACGACACCAAGCTGGACCAGCTGTTCAAGACCTACTTCTCCGGCCTGGGCGTCGCCACCGAGCCGGAGACCGAGGGCGACGGCCGCTCCGACCACGCCCCGTTCAAGAACGCGGGCATCCCGGTCGGCGGCCTGTTCAGCGGCGCCGACTACATCAAGACCAGTGCCCAGGCGAGCAAGTGGGGCGGGACGTCCGGTCAGGCCTTCGACCGCTGCTACCACCAGTCCTGCGACACCAGCTCCAACATCAACGACACCGTGCTCGACCGGATGAGCGACGCCATCGGGTACGCGCTGTGGACGCTGGGCTCCGAGTCCGCGCCGCCGCCCGGCACGGTGTACGAGAACACCACCGACGTGGCGGTCCCGGACGCGGGCGCCGCCGTGGAGTCGCCGGTCACGGTCAGCGGCCGCACCGGCAACGCCCCGTCGACCCTCCAGGTGGGTGTGGACATCAAGCACACCTGGCGTGGGGATCTGGTGATCGACCTGGTCGCCCCGGACGGCAGCACGTACCGTCTGAAGGGTTCCAGCTCCAACGACTCGGCCGACAATGTGATCGCGACGTACACCGTGAACGCCTCCTCGGAGGTCGCCAACGGCACCTGGAAGCTCCGGGTGCAGGACGTCGCGGCGCAGGACACCGGCTACATCGACAGCTGGAAGCTGACGTTCTGACAGGTGTCCACGGGGGGCCCGGTGATCCCGGGCCCCCTCTGGGCTTTCCGGGCCCTTACGGCTGCATCTCGTACGCGCCGGAGAGCGCCTCGACCTGCGCCCAGACCCGCTCGGCCCGGCCCGCGTCGGCCACCGGCCGGCGGACGTGGGCCAGCGCCCAGGCGGCCTGCTCCTCGGTGGTGGAGGACTTGCCGTGCAGCTCGGTGGCGTGCGCGGAGAAGTCCCGGACCAGCGCGTCGAAGACCTGGTCCAGCAGGTCGGCGTCGAGACCGGTCAACTCGGCCTGCTCCAGCACCAGCTGGCCGTAGACGATCAGCGCGAACAGCTGGCCGATCTCCAGCAGGAAGTCCAGGTCGGCCTGCTGCTCCTTGCTCGGCGCGTGGGCCAGCAGCAGCGCGCAGAAGCCGTCCGCCTGCTCGCGGAAGCGGGCCACGTTGGCGACGTGGGCGTGCGCGTCGTACGC from Kitasatospora terrestris includes the following:
- the fahA gene encoding fumarylacetoacetase is translated as MTTTWLDLPADSPYGIHNLPYGVFTAPDQPGRRRIGVRIGDLVLDAGAAARAVGSPSVLLDADSLNPLMAAGRPTWTAVRAALTSWLSDEAHRPEIGRCLHDLAGVELHLPFEVADYVDFYASEHHATNLGRIFRPGTEPLTPNWKHLPIGYHGRAGTVVVSGTPVVRPHGQRKAPADPAPSFGPSRRLDIEAEVGFVVGTPTALGTRVGLADFREHVFGVLLLNDWSARDIQAWEYVPLGPFLGKSFATSVSPWVVPLDALEQARVAPPARDVEPLPYLDDRDGEPWGLDLAMEVALNGETVSRPPFASMYWTAAQQLAHMTVNGASLRTGDLYASGTVSGPEPATRGALIELTWNGEQPVKLADGTTRTFLENGDEVTITATAPGPDGSRIGFGEVTGRVVP
- a CDS encoding enoyl-CoA hydratase — encoded protein: MTEYETILVDRKGRVGIITLNRPKALNALNTQLMTEVVAAAKDFDRDPEIGCLVITGSEKAFAAGADIKEMQDNRFPDVYLDDWLGPWDELGRLRKPVVAAVAGYALGGGCELAMLCDILLAADTAKFGQPEIKLGVIPGIGGSQRLTRAVGKAKAMELCLTGRMMDAEEAERAGLVSRIVPADQLLAEAMATAETVAAMSAPAAVMMKESVNRAFETTLAEGVRFERRLFHAAFATADQKEGMTAFAEKRPANFSNK
- a CDS encoding NAD-binding protein produces the protein MTEEGRGTPEAELGGHYIVCGGNALAHRLIEELLDQYEVPVVALVPDVAREHGPRIAGLEGLAAVVESGAVTEEALRSAGVDTAVGIALMDATDQENIHAALTAENRNHGIRIVLRVFNQRLGEHLEKLLPNCAALSASATAAPAFANGALGRPNSVRVGERYLYVAYGEDIRDNQVCLVADRIDPQDLSTMRVLPEGESRMAEYVELATRMSDESPIELGRPPLREPADRGQVAALQALTTEPPLPIPFRKRLRWWAQDVLRYFTSVRLRVVLSTAFAAVLLGTVVLWRHSGDLGWTVYYSLLDVAGAAQPDVPGQELLGSAWTRAAQVLITFCGITFVPVATAIAVEALASGRRGIPRSPGARTRDHVVVVGLGNVGTRVATVAHEAGVPVVCVERDPQARGIAAARALGLPVVMGEGPLAAQLTRARARHARAVVAVTRDDAANLEAALEARAMRPEVRVVVRLFDDEFARRVYATLGNVASRSVSYLAAPAFAAALMGREVLGTLSVYRHVLLIAELAADEGSGLLGSNLRTIEEGGGVRVVAVRLARWPQEYQWSFADRARALEPGDRIVVAATRAGLARLIQ
- the hppD gene encoding 4-hydroxyphenylpyruvate dioxygenase — translated: MTANAVELTPEELEAGLTAEQLRTLVGLVEHDAGNDPFPVTAQDAVVFVVGNATQTAQFYQAVFGMELVAYSGPETGRRDRKAFVLRSGSCRFVIKGGVLPDSPLLDHHRRHGDGVVDLALEVPDVDKCIAHARAQGATILEEPNDVSDENGTVRRAAIATYGETRHTLIDRSRYHGPYLPGYVARTSTVVRPEGAPKRLFQALDHAVGNVELGRMDEWVSFYNRVMGFVNMAEFVGDDIATEYSALMSKVVASGNHRVKFPLNEPAVAKKKSQIDEYLEFYTGAGCQHMALATNDILTTVDVLRSRGVEFLNTPDSYYDDPALRERIGKVRVPIEELKSRGILVDRDEDGYLLQIFTKPIGDRPTVFYEFIERHGSLGFGKGNFKALFEAIEREQEKRGNL
- a CDS encoding phosphoribosyltransferase family protein yields the protein MYTDRRDAGRRLAAEVVRSHPEDPVVVGLPRGGVPVAAEVARALHAPLDICVIRKLGVPFQPELGMGAIGEDGARVVNDPIVRGAAVTPEQFAEVERRERAELHRRATRYRRGRAPVDLRGRTVVVVDDGVATGSTALAACRIVRARGAARVVLAVPVAPQDWAQRLGTEVDAFVCPHTPGRFWAIGEFYADFSQTSDAEVVELLEAAPTDPAPDPEPDPVEVELALPDVTLPGDLAVPASAAGLVLFAHGSGSSRHSPRNRRVAAELNRAGLATLLFDLLTAEEEPDRRKVFDTALLGSRLAGAARRLPAAVGSLPVGFFGASTGAAAALWAAAEPDLDPVAVVSRGGRPDLTGPRLAEVRTPTLLIVGGADPDVLDLNRRARSELRCESSLQVVPGAGHLFEEPGALEAVADLAVSWFTTHLPADN
- a CDS encoding homogentisate 1,2-dioxygenase, with product MAHYRQLGDVPRKRHTQHRTPEGGLYYEELMGEEGFFSDSSLLYHKGIPSAITAASVWELPDQSTTANLPLIPRHLKLHELFQGAEWKNTDVVTGRRLVLGNADVRLSYVVAGAPSELYRNGLGDECVYVESGSAVVETVFGSLEVGRGDYVIVPRATTHRWVPAGDEPLRAYCIEANSHITPARRYLSKYGQLLEHAPFCERDLRGPVGPLVVDGGEVDVLVKHRGPGGVVGTRYTVPHHPFDVVGWDGCLYPYAFNIADFEPITGRIHQPPPAHQVFEGNNFVICNFVPRKVDYHPLSIPVPYYHSNVDSDEVMFYCGGNYEARKGSGIGQGSISLHPGGHTHGPQPGAYERSIGVEFFDELAVMVDTFRPLELGEAAGACEDPNYAWTWSRR
- a CDS encoding enoyl-CoA hydratase/isomerase family protein, translating into MDVLFERDGHAGRIILNRPSALNSLTHGMLRSIRETLDGWAADPEVATVVLTGAGERGLCAGADIRAMHDDAKRGGAGYRRFFRDEYRLNELISRYPKPYVAVMDGITMGGGVGLSAHAGVRVVTGRTTVAMPETRIGLVPDVGGSRLLALAPGELGTHLALTAASMTAGDALHCGFADHFVPAAALPAFTAELATRTPAEALAAHAADAPAGELAGQREWIDACYAADRVEEIVERLLDCGVPEAKEAAEQIAAKSPTMLKVTLAALRRARTLATLAETLDQEYRISCAALAHHDLVEGIRAQVVDKDRDPKWRPATLAEVTEAEVAGFFTAPVDGDLGLG